Within Microvirgula aerodenitrificans DSM 15089, the genomic segment CTTCGACCCGGATGCGTGGCCGGCTTCGGCAATCGCCCTGCGGCTCGATGTCCGCGACAACGGCCGCGAGCAGCCGTTCCACTGCCACCGCAAGGGTCAGCTGGTGCTGGCCCTGCGCGGGGCGGTGACCTGCACGGTAGAGGACGGCATCTGGCTGGTGCCGCCGCAGTGCGGGGTCTGGATTCCTCCCGGTCTGCCGCACAGCAACCGGGTCTCGGACAATGGCCGCATCGGCCTGCTGTTCGTCGAGCCCGGTGCCGCGGCGCTGCCGGCGCACTGCTGCACACTGGCCATCAGTCCGCTGCTGCGCGAGCTGATCGAGTATCTGGCCGGCCAGGCGCCGGATTATCCGGCCGATGGTCCGACCGGACGGCTGGCGCGGGTGCTGCTGGAGCAACTGGCGTCGATGCCGGCCGAGCGGCTGTACCTGCCGGTCGCGACAAGCAGCCGGTTGCGGCGGATTGCCGATGCACTGATCGCCGATCCGTCTGACCGGCGTACGATGGCGCAATGGGCCGCGTGGGTGGCGCTGAGCGAGCGCAGCCTGGCCCGGCTGGCCCTGGCCGAAACCGGCATGACCTTTGGCCGCTGGCGGCGGCAGCTGCACCTGATCGTGGCGCTGCAGCGGCTGTCGGTCGGTACGCCGGTGCAGATCGTGTCGCAGGATCTCGGCTATGAATCGGTCAGCGCGTTCATCACCATGTTCCGCAAGGCACTGGGCCAGGCGCCGACCCGCTACATGGCTGACAGAAACCTGGCTGAAAACCGGTATTGAGCGGGCCGTGCAGCATACGCGACGGGTGCCCATCCCGTGCCAGCCCTGTATCCTTGAGGTCTTGCTGGAGACATGAACAAATGCATGACATTGCCGCGCTCGCCCGGGCGCTTCCCAAAGCCGAACTTCACCTGCACATCGAAGGCACCCTCGAACCCGAACTGGCTTTCGAGCTGGCTGACCGCCATGGCGTGACCCTGGCCTATCCCGATGTCGCGGCGCTGCGTGCCGCCTACGATTTCGACAGCCTGCAGTCCTTTCTCGACCTGTACTATGCCGGCGCCGACGTGCTGCGTGACGAAGCGGACTTCTATGCGCTGACCCGCGCCTATCTCGAACGCGCGCACGCCGACAATGTCCGCCATGTGGAAATCTTCTTCGACCCGCAAACGCATACCGCGCGTGGCGTCAGCCTGCCGACCATGCTGGCCGGCATGCGCCGCGCGCTGCTCGAAGCCGAGGCGCGCGACGGTATCAGCTTCCGCCTGATCCTGTCCTTCCTGCGCCACCTGTCCGAAGCCGACGCGATCGCCACGCTGGAACTGGCCAGACCGTTCCTGCACCGCATCGACGGCATCGGCCTCGATTCGAGCGAACGTGACCATCCGCCGTCCAAATTCCAGCGCGTCTTTGCCTACTGTCGCGAGCTCGGCCTGCCGGTGGTGGCCCATGCCGGCGAGGAAGGCCCGCCCGACTATATCCGCGAAGCGCTGGATCTGCTGAATGTCAGCCGCATCGACCATGGCGTGCGCTGTGCCGAAGATCCGGCACTGATGGCGCGTCTGGCGCGCGAGCAGACGCCGCTGACGGTCTGTCCGCTGTCGAACCTGAAGCTGCGCGTGGTCGATGACCTGCGCGAGCACAACCTGGCCCGTCTGCTGGATGCCGGGCTGAAAGTCACCATCAACTCGGACGATCCGGCCTACTTCGGTGGCTATGTGAACGACAACTATGTGGCCTGTATCGAGGCACTGAAGCTCAGTGCCGGGCAGGTGGTCCGGCTGGCGAAGAACAGCATCGAGGCCAGCTGGCTGGATGTCGACGCCCAGGCACGCCTGCTGGCCGATATCGACCGCGTGTACGCCGACTGGCAGGCCGCGTAGCAGCGCATTGACGCCGGCGGCCGGTGGCCGCGCGGCACAGGCAGCACCAGACCGGGAGAGCGTCGCATGCACCTGTCGCGACTGGAAGTGGCGCATTTCCGTGGCATTCGCCACGGCGTGCTGGATTTTGACCCGGCCAGCACCGTGCTGATCGGCGAGAACGACAGTGGTCGTTCCAGCCTGTTCGATCTGCTGACGGCAGTACTGAAAGCGCCGGAGGACGGCGCCGGCCCCTTCGCCTTTTCGCGCTGGGACGTGCGCTGCCCCGAGGAAGGCCTGTGCGAAGTGCCGCAGCCGATCCGTGCCCGGCTGTGCTTCGTCGAGCGCGAGCCCGGCGAGTGGGATGTGCCGGCGTTCGAGCCGGTGCGTGAACTGTTGGGCGGCATGCCGTGGCCGCGCGAGCTGTGCTTCGAGCTGGCGGCCAGCAACGAGCGGCACGGCCGCGAGGTCGATACCTGGCGCTTCACCGGCCCGGCCGGCAGCCGTGACAACGATGCTGCCCAGCTGGCCTGGCTGCGGGCGCTGAATCCGCTGATCCGCATCGATGCCAGTGCCTCGCCGGCCCGCCGGCTGCCGCTGGCGGCGCACCTGGCCACGCTGGCCGGCACCCCGGACCAGGCTGACCAGCTGGCGGCGCGCGTGCATCGCCATTACCAGCAACTGGTCGAAGGCATCAGCGTCGACCTGCCGGAAGAACTCAGTGCCGGTTTCGACGCGGCGCTCGATCTGCTTGAACGGCTGAACGCCCCCGGGCGCAATGGCGACGAGGCGCCGCGGCATGCGCCGATGCTGGGAGAGCTGATCGGCAATGGCAGCGGACTGACGCCGCAGACCTTCCTGCCCCCGTACGGCAACACCGCCTACCGGCTCGGCCTGTTGCTGCTGCTCGGTGCCGTGCTCGACCATCGCGACACGCCGACGGCGCCCGGCGCCGAACCCATCCTGATCATCGAAGACCCGGAAGCCCATCTGCACCCGATGACGCTGTCGGCCATCTGGCATCTGATCGACCGCATCCGCTGGCAGAAAATCGTCTGCACCCATTCCGGCGATCTGCTGGCCTCGGTGCCGATGACCTCGCTGCGCCGGCTGACGCGGCTGAATGGCGAGGTGACCGTCTGGCGGGTGGCGGCCGATGTACTCGACCGCGACGAACTGCGCCGCTACAGCTATCACGTGCGCAGCCATCGCGGCGTGGCGGCCTTTGCCCGCTGCTGGCTGCTGGTCGAGGGCGAAACCGAATTCTGGCTGCTGCCCGAACTGGCGCGGCTGTGCGGCTACGACTTTGCCATGGAGGGCATCGTCTGCGTCGAGTTCGCCCAGTGCGGCCTGCCGCCGCTGGTCAAGGTCGCGCAGGCGCTGGGCATCCGCTGGCACCTGCTGGCCGACGGTGACCATGCCGGGCAGAGCTATGCCGCTGCGGTGCGCAGCCATGTGCCGCCCGGCGAGCTCGACCAGCATGTGACCGTGCTGCGCCAGCGCGATATCGAGAATGCGCTGTGGCACGCCGGCTATGCCGATGTCTATCGCCGCCACGCCCGGCTGCCGGAAACGGCGGTCGACGTCATGTCGCCGGCGCGGGTGATCACCCGCGCCATCCATCGCACACCGAAGCCGCTGCTGGCGCTGGAAGCGCTGGATGCGATGCAGCAGGCCGGCTCGCCCGGCGTGCCGGAGGAAATGCGTCGGGTCATCGAGTGCTGCGTGGCACTGGCTCGTGGCGAATCGCCGCTGGTGGTCGAGCCGGCGCAGGAGCCGCATTCCCGACATCACCACCGGCCGCGGCGCAAGACCCATCACCGCTATCGGCCGCCACCGGAGGCGTAATCCCCCGGACGGCCCCTTTTTTCGGAGTCCCGCATGAGCGAATCCCTGTCTCCCGAACGCCTGGCCCAGGTCGATGCCTGGTGGCGCGCCGCCAACTTCCTGACCGTCGGCCAGATCTACCTGCTCGACAACCCGTTGCTGCGCGCGCCGCTGAGCGAGGCGCACATCAAACCGCGCCTGCTTGGTCACTGGGGGACCTCGCCCGGCCTGAATTTCCTGTATGCCCACCTGAACCGGGCGATCCAGGACCATGACCTCAATGCGATCTTCCTGTGCGGCCCCGGTCATGGCGGCCCGGCCATGCTGGCCAACACCTGGCTGGAAGGCAGCTACAGCGAGCGCTACCCGGCAGTTTCGCGCGACGAACAGGGCATGCGCCGGCTGTTCCGCCAGTTTTCGTTTCCCGGCGGCGTGCCGAGCCATGCCTCGCCGGAAACGCCGGGGTCAATCCACGAGGGCGGCGAGCTCGGCTATGTGCTTTCCCATGCCTATGGCGCCGCTTTCGACAATCCGTCGCTGCTGGTCGCCTGCGTGATCGGCGATGGCGAGGCTGAAACCGGGCCGCTGGCCACTGCGTGGCACTCGAACAAATTCCTCGATCCGGTCCGCGATGGCGCGGTGCTGCCGATCCTGCACCTGAACGGCTACAAAATTGCCAACCCGACCGTGCTGGCGCGCATCCCGCAGGCCGAGCTGGAGAGCCTGCTGACCGGCTATGGTTACCAGCCGTATTTCGTCGATGGCGACGATCCGGACATCCTGCACCCGCGCATGGCTGCCGTACTTGACCGCGTGCTGGCGGATATCCGTGGCATCCAGCGCGCGGCGCGGGTCGAGGGCAACACGGTGCGGCCACGCTGGCCGATGATCGTGCTGCGCACGCCGAAAGGCTGGACCGGCCCGAAAACCGTGGATGGCCAGCTGACCGAGGGCAGCTGGCGCTCGCACCAGGTACCGCTGTCGGGCCTGTTCGGCAATCCGGCGCATCTGCGCCAGCTCGAAGACTGGCTGTACAGCTACGGCCCGGACACGCTGTTCGACGCCAGCGGGGCGCCGCGGTCGCAGATCGCCGCGCTGGCGCCAGCCGGCACGCGGCGCATGGGACTCAATCCGCATGCCAATGGCGGCGAACTGCTGCGCGACCTGCTGCTGCCCGATTATCGCGATTACCGGGTCGACGTGCCGACGCCGGGGGGCGTCGATGCCGAAGCGCCGCGTGCGCTGGGCATGTTCCTGCGTGATGTGATGCGCGCCAATGCGGCATCGGCCAACTTCCGCGTGTTCGGCCCGGACGAAACGGTGTCGAACCGGCTCGGTGCGCTGTTCGAGGCCACGGAACGCGCGTGGATGGCCGAGCGGCTGCCGGGCGACGACCATCTGGCTGCCGGTGGCCGGGTCATGGAAATCCTGTCCGAGCATACCTGTCAGGGCTGGCTGGAGGGCTATCTGCTGACCGGTCGCCATGGCTGGTTCTCGTGCTACGAGGCATTCATCCACATCATCGACTCGATGTTCAACCAGCACGCCAAATGGCTGAAGGTCACCCGCGAAGGCATCCCGTGGCGACGGCCGATCGCCTCGCTGAACTACCTGCTGACGTCGCACGTCTGGCGCCAGGACCACAACGGCTTCTCGCACCAGGACCCGGGCTTTATCGACCATGTGGTCAACAAGAAGGCCGAGGTGATCCGCGTCTACTTCCCGCCGGATGCCAATACGCTGCTGGCAGTGTCCGACCACTGCCTGCGCAGCCGCAATCTGGTCAATGTCATCGTTGCCGGCAAGCAGCCGGCGCCGCAGTGGCTGGACATGGAAGCCGCCGTGCGCCACTGCGAGGCCGGCATCGGCATCTGGGAGTGGGCCAGCAACGATATCGGCGACGAGCCGGACGTGGTCATGGCCTGCTGCGGCGACGTGCCGACGCTGGAAACGCTGGCGGCGGTGGCCATCCTGCGCGATGCGTTCCCGGACCTGAAAATCCGGGTGGTGAACGTGGTCGACCTGATGCGGCTGCAGCCGCCGGAGGCGCATCCGCACGGGCTGCCCGAACGCGAATATGCGGCGCTGTTTACCGCCGACAAGCCGGTGATTTTCGCCTATCACGGCTATCCGTGGCTGATCCACCGGCTGGTCTACCGCCGGACCAGCCATGACAACCTGCACGTGCATGGCTACAAGGAAGAAGGCACGACCACCACGCCGTTCGACATGACCGTGCTCAACGAACTCGACCGCTATCACCTGGCCATGGCCGTGATCGACCGGGTACCGGCGCTGGCGCGCGTGTCCGCCTACGCGCGCCAGCGCTTGCGCGACCAGCTTGGCCGTCATCGCGATTACATCCGCGAGCACGGCGAGGACATGGCGGAAATCCGCGACTGGCGCTGGCCGGCCGCAAGTGGGGCAGACGGAAAGGCAAGGGAACAATCATGAGCATGCAATTGCGGTTTCTCGGGGCGGCCGGTCAGGTCACGGGCTCGGCCCATCTGCTGGAGATTGGCGACAAGCGCATCCTGATCGACTGCGGGATGTATCAGGAGCGCGCATTTCTCGAGCGCAACTGGGCGAGCTTTCCGGTACCGCCATCCAGCATTGATGCGGTACTGCTGACCCACGCCCACCTCGACCACTGCGGATTGCTGCCGAAACTGGTTCGCGACGGCTTCAGCGGCAAGATCTGGGCCACCGCGCCGACCCTCCGTCTGGCCAGCCTGGTCATGACCGACATTGCCCGCATCCAGGCCGAGGATGCCGGCATCAAGCAGGCGCGGCATGCGCGCGAGGGCAGACAGGGCGAGCATGACGGCGAACTGCTGTATACCGGCTATGACGTGCGCCGGACCGAGGCGCATTTCCGCGAAGCGCGTTTCGGCGAGCCGCTGTCGCCGGTCGACGGCGTCAGCGTGCGCTTTCTGCCGGCGGGCCACATCCTGGGTGCCGCCCTGCTGGAGGTCACGGCCCGCGATGCCGGCAAGACCCGCAAGCTGGTGTTCTCCGGCGACCTGGGCCGGCGCGACATGCCGATCGTGCCGGACCCGGCCGTGCTGCACGAGGCTGACTACATCGTGCTGGAAACCACCTACGGCGATCGCGACCACCCGGACGAGGACACCGAGGCCGTGCTGGCCGACATCGTCAACGATACCGTCGACCGGGGCGGCAATCTGGTGGTGCCGTCATTCGCCATTGAACGCGCACAGCAACTGCTGCTGCATTTCTCGCATCTGCTCGGTTCCGGCCGCATTCCGCCGCTGCGGGTATACCTGGACAGCCCGATGGCCATCGATGCCACGGCGATCTACCGGCGCATGCTGACCTTTGTTGACGGGCCGGCGCGCGAAATGCTGCGCGGCCGTGAATGGCGTGACACGCGGCGGCTGATCGAGACCGTGCGCAGCCCGGTTGCCTCGCGGGCGCTGGATGCCATCCACGGCACGGCCGTGCTGATCGCCGGTTCCGGCATGTGTACCGGGGGGCGCATCAAGCAGCACCTGAAAGCGAATATCAGCCGGCCGGAGTCCACCGTGCTGTTCACCGGCTACCAGGCCGAGGGAACGCTGGGGCGCGAGATCGTCGATGGTGCACGGGAGGTCCGCATCGGCGGCGAGTCGTATCCGGTCCGGGCGCGCATTGCCGAGCTGCATGCGATGTCGGCCCATGCCGACCGTCGCGGTCTGCTGGCCTGGCTGGGCGGGTTCTCCGCGCCGCCGCGCAAGCTGTTCCTGGTCCATGGTGAGGCCAGCGCCCGGCAGGCATTCGCCGATACCGTCGCGGCGGATCTCGGCTGGCCACTGGTCCTGCCGCAGTGGGGCGACGTGGTCACGCTGGACTGACTCGCGGCTGGTGACCGCCGGCCCGGAACTGCTGTCCATCGCCTGAACGGGCGAGGCTACAGCGAGGTGTAGAAAGTCCGCACCCCGGAGCCGATGAACTGGACGCCGACGCAGATCAGCAGGAAACCCATCAGCCGGGTCAGCACGTCCATGGCGCTCGGGCCGAGCTGCTCGGAAATGCGCGACGACAGCCGCAGTGCCAGCCACACGCAGAGCGTGGCGCCAACGATGGCCAGCAGGGTCAGCCCGAGTGCGGCCAGCTTGAAATTCCAGTTGGAAATTTCGGCGATCTCGGTCGAGAAGCCGATGACCACGGCGATGGTGCCGGGGCCGCTGATGCCCGGCATGGCCAGCGGGAAGAACGCCACCTGATGGCCTTCGCGCGTGGCCTGGCTGGTGGTGTCCTGCGAGTGGTACAGCATCCGGTAGCCGACCAGCGCCACGACGATGCCGCCGGCGACCCGCAGTGCACCATACGAGATACCGAACATTTCCAGCACCACGTTGCCGCCGACCAGCGATACCACCATGATGCCGCCCGCGTACAGGCAGGCATCCAGTGCGACCCGCGCGCGCTGCGTGCGGCTGTCGTGGGTGGTCAGCGAGATGAACATCGGGATCTTCGACAGCGGGTTGGTGATGACCACCAGGCTGAGCAGGGCGCCGAGCAGATACTGCGATACGAGTTGGGTGATCGACATGGGGCGGGTGTCCGGGACCAGCCGGCATTATGCGCATTCTGCTGCCTGTGTGCACCCGCCGGATGGATGCAGCGGGTGCGCATGGCGCACCGGCATCCATTCCTGTCCCTCCGCCGGAGTCCCGGGGTCCGCGCCGCTTACAGCAGGAGACTGATCTGGCCAAGCGATGAGCGCAGTGAGCCCGGCGCCGTCTGATACAGCGAACTGGCCGAACTGGCCAGGCTGGGCGACTGCGGCAGAGAGCGCAACGATGAGAGCATCGAATACGATGCCGGTGAACGCAGGGTGGCCACCGACGGCGAGGTGGCCAGACTTCTGATGCTGCGCATCGAAGCCAGCGACCCCAGGCTGGATCTCAGCCCTGATGTCGATGTCGAGGCGTTCAATAGCGCGGCCCTGGGAAAAAACGATTGCGGGACAGCAACATCCACCATGGTGGGCAGTCTGCCAATACGCGGATCGAGATGATCGGGGGACACTTTGTGGAAAGTGTGGGCGAGATTCGTGCCTTTTCGCATCAGATGGACAAACAGGCCGATTTCAATCACTGCTGTGGCAATTTGAAAAATATTGGAAGCGATACTCAGCTTTTCCGACACGGCCGGGTGAACGCCCTCCATGCTGCCCGACGCGGCCTGCAAGGCGGAAGACGTCAGGCTGAAGCCGGCCGCCACATAAGACAAGGCCATCAGCAGTGGAGAGCCCATGCCGGCCGTCGTTATCACCAGGGCCAGGGCAACCACGGCGCTCAGCATGCCGGCGAAAATATCCAGGCCGGATCCAAGGCTCAGATAGCCCGACGGATCGGTCCGGTTGATCGGGTCGCCATTGCAGAATGCGTAGCCATTGACGCCCCCTGCCGAGAACGGACTGAACGGATCCAGGCGCAGAAGGCGCTGTATCGTTGGCGAGTAGCTGCGAGCACCGTTGCCCAGGTGATACAGCTGAACGTTATTGTCGATCACGTCGATCAGCTGCCCATGCATGCCGATCATGACGCGGCCGAAAGCCGGGGGCCGCATCAGAGAGGCACGGCGCGTTCTGAATGTCATGGCTTTTCCCCCCGATAAGGAACTCGTCGGCGAGAACGCCTCCCGCCCGTACTCCGCTTCATATATACAGCGGAGTGCGGGCGGGCAGGGCAAAGGCCGATGAGTGGATGCCCATGCCGGCCGTCAGTACCTACTCGTTGCCGAGTTTCAGCGGGATGTACAGCGTGTTGTCCAGCCGGCGCACCAGCAGTGCCAGGTTCGGGCCGGAGGCAGCAAGCAGCTTCTCGAACGTCTTCAGGTCGGCGACGCTGTTCTGGTTGACGCCGATGATCACATCGCCGCGCATCAGGCCGGACTTGGCCGCCAGACCGGTCACCTTGTCGACCAGCAGGCCACCCTGGATGCCCAGCTGCGAACGCTGCTCACGCGTCAGTTCGCTGACCGAGATGCCGAGCCGGTCGAAATTCAGCTGCGGCTGCTGTTCGGCCTTTTTCTTCTGTGCGCCCTGGGCCGTGTCCGCCTTCAGTTCGACCAGCACCGCGTTCAGCGCCAGCGACTGGCCCTTGCGCCAGACGCCGAGTTTGACCGTAGTGCCGGGCTTCTTCTCGCCGACCAGCATCGGCAGGTCGGCCGAACTGCCGACCTTCTTGCCGTCAAGGCTGAGAATGATGTCGCCCGGTGCCAGACCGGCCTTGGCCGCCGGACTGCCGGATTCGACCCGGACCACCAGCGCGCCATCGGCGGTGTCGCGACCGAACGAACGGGCCAGCTCCTGGGTCATTTCCTGGATGTGCACGCCGAGCTGGCCACGGCTGACCTTGCCGCTGGTCTTCAGCTGCTCGGCCACCGACATGGCGATGTCGATCGGAATCGAGAACGAAATGCCCATGAAGCCGCCGGAACGGCTGTAGATCTGCGAATTGATGCCGACCACTTCGCCACTGAGATTGAACAGCGGCCCGCCCGAGTTGCCGGGGTTGATGGCGACATCGGTCTGGATGAACGGCACATAGGTGTCGTCCGGCAGGTTGCGGCCCTTGGCCGACACGATGCCGGCGGTCACGGTATTGTCGAAGCCGAACGGCGCGCCGATCGCGGCGACCCATTCACCAACCTTCAGCGTGGCCGGATTGCCGATCTTGACCGTCGGCAGGTCCTTGCCCTCGACCTTCAGCAGGGCGACGTCGGTGCGCTTGTCGATACCGACCAGCTTGGCCTTCAGTTCGCGCTTGTCGGTCAGCTTGACCAGAATCTGCTGCGCATTCAGCACCACATGCGAGTTGGTCATGATGTAACCATCGCTGGAGATGATGAAGCCCGAGCCATAGCTGATCGAGTCGCGCTCGCGCGGCTGCTGGGTCTGCCCCCCGCCCGGCGGCATGAAGCGCTTGAAGAATTCGTAGAACGGATCGTCTTCCGGAATCGGGAACGGGAATGGCGAATCGGCATCGCTGCCGTCGTCTTCCTCGACCCGGTTGGCACTGATGTTGACGACGGCCGGGCCTTCGCGCTCGACCAGCGTGGTGAAATCGGCCAGCAGCATGCCGGGACGGTTGGGCGCGTTCTGGACGATGGGCTTGTCTGCGCCCGAGCCGCTCCAGGACTGATAAAGCTCCTTGGCCTTGTCACACCCGCCCAGCATGAACGGCAGCGTCAATGCGAGGG encodes:
- a CDS encoding RHS repeat-associated core domain-containing protein, with the translated sequence MTFRTRRASLMRPPAFGRVMIGMHGQLIDVIDNNVQLYHLGNGARSYSPTIQRLLRLDPFSPFSAGGVNGYAFCNGDPINRTDPSGYLSLGSGLDIFAGMLSAVVALALVITTAGMGSPLLMALSYVAAGFSLTSSALQAASGSMEGVHPAVSEKLSIASNIFQIATAVIEIGLFVHLMRKGTNLAHTFHKVSPDHLDPRIGRLPTMVDVAVPQSFFPRAALLNASTSTSGLRSSLGSLASMRSIRSLATSPSVATLRSPASYSMLSSLRSLPQSPSLASSASSLYQTAPGSLRSSLGQISLLL
- a CDS encoding ATP-dependent nuclease, yielding MHLSRLEVAHFRGIRHGVLDFDPASTVLIGENDSGRSSLFDLLTAVLKAPEDGAGPFAFSRWDVRCPEEGLCEVPQPIRARLCFVEREPGEWDVPAFEPVRELLGGMPWPRELCFELAASNERHGREVDTWRFTGPAGSRDNDAAQLAWLRALNPLIRIDASASPARRLPLAAHLATLAGTPDQADQLAARVHRHYQQLVEGISVDLPEELSAGFDAALDLLERLNAPGRNGDEAPRHAPMLGELIGNGSGLTPQTFLPPYGNTAYRLGLLLLLGAVLDHRDTPTAPGAEPILIIEDPEAHLHPMTLSAIWHLIDRIRWQKIVCTHSGDLLASVPMTSLRRLTRLNGEVTVWRVAADVLDRDELRRYSYHVRSHRGVAAFARCWLLVEGETEFWLLPELARLCGYDFAMEGIVCVEFAQCGLPPLVKVAQALGIRWHLLADGDHAGQSYAAAVRSHVPPGELDQHVTVLRQRDIENALWHAGYADVYRRHARLPETAVDVMSPARVITRAIHRTPKPLLALEALDAMQQAGSPGVPEEMRRVIECCVALARGESPLVVEPAQEPHSRHHHRPRRKTHHRYRPPPEA
- a CDS encoding adenosine deaminase; translated protein: MHDIAALARALPKAELHLHIEGTLEPELAFELADRHGVTLAYPDVAALRAAYDFDSLQSFLDLYYAGADVLRDEADFYALTRAYLERAHADNVRHVEIFFDPQTHTARGVSLPTMLAGMRRALLEAEARDGISFRLILSFLRHLSEADAIATLELARPFLHRIDGIGLDSSERDHPPSKFQRVFAYCRELGLPVVAHAGEEGPPDYIREALDLLNVSRIDHGVRCAEDPALMARLAREQTPLTVCPLSNLKLRVVDDLREHNLARLLDAGLKVTINSDDPAYFGGYVNDNYVACIEALKLSAGQVVRLAKNSIEASWLDVDAQARLLADIDRVYADWQAA
- a CDS encoding AraC family transcriptional regulator, which gives rise to MSDLFAFPLTFDPDAWPASAIALRLDVRDNGREQPFHCHRKGQLVLALRGAVTCTVEDGIWLVPPQCGVWIPPGLPHSNRVSDNGRIGLLFVEPGAAALPAHCCTLAISPLLRELIEYLAGQAPDYPADGPTGRLARVLLEQLASMPAERLYLPVATSSRLRRIADALIADPSDRRTMAQWAAWVALSERSLARLALAETGMTFGRWRRQLHLIVALQRLSVGTPVQIVSQDLGYESVSAFITMFRKALGQAPTRYMADRNLAENRY
- a CDS encoding MarC family NAAT transporter is translated as MSITQLVSQYLLGALLSLVVITNPLSKIPMFISLTTHDSRTQRARVALDACLYAGGIMVVSLVGGNVVLEMFGISYGALRVAGGIVVALVGYRMLYHSQDTTSQATREGHQVAFFPLAMPGISGPGTIAVVIGFSTEIAEISNWNFKLAALGLTLLAIVGATLCVWLALRLSSRISEQLGPSAMDVLTRLMGFLLICVGVQFIGSGVRTFYTSL
- a CDS encoding MBL fold metallo-hydrolase RNA specificity domain-containing protein, which gives rise to MSMQLRFLGAAGQVTGSAHLLEIGDKRILIDCGMYQERAFLERNWASFPVPPSSIDAVLLTHAHLDHCGLLPKLVRDGFSGKIWATAPTLRLASLVMTDIARIQAEDAGIKQARHAREGRQGEHDGELLYTGYDVRRTEAHFREARFGEPLSPVDGVSVRFLPAGHILGAALLEVTARDAGKTRKLVFSGDLGRRDMPIVPDPAVLHEADYIVLETTYGDRDHPDEDTEAVLADIVNDTVDRGGNLVVPSFAIERAQQLLLHFSHLLGSGRIPPLRVYLDSPMAIDATAIYRRMLTFVDGPAREMLRGREWRDTRRLIETVRSPVASRALDAIHGTAVLIAGSGMCTGGRIKQHLKANISRPESTVLFTGYQAEGTLGREIVDGAREVRIGGESYPVRARIAELHAMSAHADRRGLLAWLGGFSAPPRKLFLVHGEASARQAFADTVAADLGWPLVLPQWGDVVTLD
- a CDS encoding DegQ family serine endoprotease; its protein translation is MPAFRKTTLALALTLPFMLGGCDKAKELYQSWSGSGADKPIVQNAPNRPGMLLADFTTLVEREGPAVVNISANRVEEDDGSDADSPFPFPIPEDDPFYEFFKRFMPPGGGQTQQPRERDSISYGSGFIISSDGYIMTNSHVVLNAQQILVKLTDKRELKAKLVGIDKRTDVALLKVEGKDLPTVKIGNPATLKVGEWVAAIGAPFGFDNTVTAGIVSAKGRNLPDDTYVPFIQTDVAINPGNSGGPLFNLSGEVVGINSQIYSRSGGFMGISFSIPIDIAMSVAEQLKTSGKVSRGQLGVHIQEMTQELARSFGRDTADGALVVRVESGSPAAKAGLAPGDIILSLDGKKVGSSADLPMLVGEKKPGTTVKLGVWRKGQSLALNAVLVELKADTAQGAQKKKAEQQPQLNFDRLGISVSELTREQRSQLGIQGGLLVDKVTGLAAKSGLMRGDVIIGVNQNSVADLKTFEKLLAASGPNLALLVRRLDNTLYIPLKLGNE
- a CDS encoding phosphoketolase family protein, whose translation is MSESLSPERLAQVDAWWRAANFLTVGQIYLLDNPLLRAPLSEAHIKPRLLGHWGTSPGLNFLYAHLNRAIQDHDLNAIFLCGPGHGGPAMLANTWLEGSYSERYPAVSRDEQGMRRLFRQFSFPGGVPSHASPETPGSIHEGGELGYVLSHAYGAAFDNPSLLVACVIGDGEAETGPLATAWHSNKFLDPVRDGAVLPILHLNGYKIANPTVLARIPQAELESLLTGYGYQPYFVDGDDPDILHPRMAAVLDRVLADIRGIQRAARVEGNTVRPRWPMIVLRTPKGWTGPKTVDGQLTEGSWRSHQVPLSGLFGNPAHLRQLEDWLYSYGPDTLFDASGAPRSQIAALAPAGTRRMGLNPHANGGELLRDLLLPDYRDYRVDVPTPGGVDAEAPRALGMFLRDVMRANAASANFRVFGPDETVSNRLGALFEATERAWMAERLPGDDHLAAGGRVMEILSEHTCQGWLEGYLLTGRHGWFSCYEAFIHIIDSMFNQHAKWLKVTREGIPWRRPIASLNYLLTSHVWRQDHNGFSHQDPGFIDHVVNKKAEVIRVYFPPDANTLLAVSDHCLRSRNLVNVIVAGKQPAPQWLDMEAAVRHCEAGIGIWEWASNDIGDEPDVVMACCGDVPTLETLAAVAILRDAFPDLKIRVVNVVDLMRLQPPEAHPHGLPEREYAALFTADKPVIFAYHGYPWLIHRLVYRRTSHDNLHVHGYKEEGTTTTPFDMTVLNELDRYHLAMAVIDRVPALARVSAYARQRLRDQLGRHRDYIREHGEDMAEIRDWRWPAASGADGKAREQS